AATTGGACCCCCGGGAAGTGGGAAAACTACCTTCGGGATGCAATTTCTTCTTGAAGGGGCAAAAAGAGGGGAGAAAACGGCATATATATCCTTAATTCATAAGCCAGAAGAGGTAGTTAAGGACATGGTTAGGTTTGACCCTTCAATATACGCTTATGTGAATACCTGGAAGCTCATGCTATTCGATTTAGGCCCTATACTTTGGAGGGAGTCTACAAGGGTTCCAACTTGGAGGAGTGTGCTTTCAAGGATAAAGGAAATTGTTGAAGACGAAAAAGTAACCCGCTTGGTAATAGACCCACTAACGGCAATAGATTTTCCACAACAGGATCCCGTGGAAAAGAGGGTCGAGCTGGCAAAGTTCATTAGAGGACTTGAGGATCTTGGTGTTACCGCTTACCTAATAGCGGAAATGATAGATTTAGATAAGTACTCTGAAGAACACTATCTCGTTAGTGGAATAATAATGCTCCACTATTTCATGCATGAGGGGAGGATGATCCGAGCTATCCAGATATTTAAGATGAGGGGCATAAAACACGATCCCAACTTGAAGCTCCTTAAATTCACCGATAGGGGACTTGTAGTTTATAATAAATCTCCCTTCGAGGTCGAGGAGT
This window of the Pyrococcus kukulkanii genome carries:
- a CDS encoding RAD55 family ATPase, with the protein product MQLYSERVSTGVKGLDELIEGGLIPGRVYLVIGPPGSGKTTFGMQFLLEGAKRGEKTAYISLIHKPEEVVKDMVRFDPSIYAYVNTWKLMLFDLGPILWRESTRVPTWRSVLSRIKEIVEDEKVTRLVIDPLTAIDFPQQDPVEKRVELAKFIRGLEDLGVTAYLIAEMIDLDKYSEEHYLVSGIIMLHYFMHEGRMIRAIQIFKMRGIKHDPNLKLLKFTDRGLVVYNKSPFEVEE